Proteins encoded by one window of Erysipelothrix rhusiopathiae:
- the ligA gene encoding NAD-dependent DNA ligase LigA, translating to MSKERILALRKKLHQYNYEYHVMDQPTIADVEYDQLLRELNELEVKHPEFFDINSPTQKVGGVVSERFSKVTHRFPMFSLGNAFSRSDLEVFDERLRAQFPNVSYVVELKIDGLAMSIDYEDGLFIQAVTRGDGTVGEDVTQNIRVIDSIPLKLNIDEDVTVRGEVFMPVKSFTRVNESRKENNEALFANCRNAAAGTIRQLDSKVVATRGLDGFWYTLVNAKELGITSQYDSLTYLKQIGFKVNPEIKLCNTIDAVWQRIEEIEHMRASLPYDIDGVVIKVNDFAMQEELGFTVKTPRWAIAYKFKAEEVKTRVEDIFVTVGRTGKITPNAKLTPVQISGSLVSYATLHNEDYITNKDIRVGDEVVVRKAGEIIPEIVSVDVSNRTDVIKPYHFPKVCPVCMGHLVRFEGEADHYCVNVDCSAKISEALVHFASRDAMNIDTLGERRVYQLHDAKLLNTITDIYTLQEHKDALEKLEKMGPKSAEKLLDAIENSKNNSVEKLIFGLGIRHVGAKTSNVLAAYYKTIASLMDATYDELIEIDEIGGVIAQSVVSFFEIDHNRELIEDLLERGVNGNYNHVVTSSKFEGMKFVLTGTLQTMGRTDAKKMIESFGGSVSGSVSSKTDVVVYGESAGSKLTKAQSLGVKTWTEEEFLNEVNS from the coding sequence ATGAGTAAAGAACGAATTTTAGCGTTGCGCAAAAAATTACATCAGTATAATTACGAATACCATGTTATGGATCAACCGACAATTGCGGATGTTGAATACGATCAATTATTACGTGAATTGAATGAGCTTGAAGTAAAACATCCTGAGTTCTTTGACATTAACTCGCCAACACAAAAAGTGGGTGGTGTCGTATCTGAACGATTTTCAAAAGTTACACACCGTTTTCCAATGTTTTCGTTGGGGAATGCATTTTCTCGTTCAGATTTAGAAGTGTTTGATGAGCGTTTACGTGCACAATTCCCAAATGTTTCTTATGTTGTGGAGTTGAAAATTGATGGACTTGCAATGTCGATTGATTATGAAGATGGTTTGTTTATACAAGCTGTAACACGTGGAGATGGTACGGTGGGTGAAGATGTAACGCAAAATATTCGTGTTATTGACTCCATTCCTCTTAAATTAAATATTGATGAAGATGTTACGGTTCGTGGTGAAGTGTTTATGCCGGTTAAATCGTTTACTCGAGTCAATGAATCACGTAAGGAAAATAATGAAGCCTTGTTTGCGAATTGTCGTAATGCGGCAGCGGGAACAATTCGTCAACTTGATTCAAAAGTTGTTGCGACTCGAGGCTTAGATGGTTTTTGGTACACGTTGGTTAACGCTAAAGAATTAGGGATTACAAGTCAATATGATTCCCTTACCTATCTAAAACAAATTGGCTTTAAGGTGAACCCAGAAATAAAGTTATGCAATACAATCGATGCGGTATGGCAACGTATAGAAGAAATCGAGCACATGCGTGCGTCCTTACCTTATGACATCGATGGTGTAGTAATTAAAGTAAACGATTTTGCGATGCAGGAAGAACTCGGATTTACCGTTAAAACCCCGCGTTGGGCCATTGCTTATAAATTTAAAGCAGAAGAAGTGAAAACTCGTGTTGAGGATATCTTTGTGACCGTGGGTCGTACCGGAAAGATAACACCCAATGCGAAACTCACTCCGGTTCAGATTTCAGGTTCACTGGTAAGTTATGCAACCCTTCATAATGAGGATTACATTACTAACAAAGATATTCGAGTTGGTGATGAGGTTGTTGTTCGTAAAGCCGGTGAGATTATTCCGGAGATTGTGTCAGTTGATGTAAGTAATCGAACGGATGTTATTAAGCCATATCACTTTCCTAAAGTATGTCCTGTATGTATGGGGCATCTTGTTCGATTTGAAGGTGAGGCGGATCATTATTGTGTAAATGTTGATTGTTCTGCGAAAATATCGGAGGCCTTGGTTCATTTCGCCTCAAGAGATGCCATGAACATCGATACGTTAGGCGAACGTCGTGTTTATCAATTGCATGATGCGAAATTGCTCAACACAATTACGGATATTTATACATTACAGGAACATAAAGATGCACTTGAAAAACTTGAGAAAATGGGTCCCAAAAGTGCAGAAAAATTACTGGATGCAATTGAAAACAGCAAAAACAATTCGGTAGAGAAGTTGATTTTCGGACTCGGTATCCGACATGTCGGTGCGAAAACATCTAATGTTCTTGCCGCTTACTACAAAACGATTGCTTCACTGATGGACGCTACGTATGATGAACTCATTGAAATCGATGAGATTGGCGGTGTCATCGCTCAATCTGTTGTTTCATTCTTCGAAATTGATCATAATCGCGAATTAATTGAAGATTTACTTGAACGTGGCGTGAATGGGAACTACAATCATGTTGTGACTTCCAGTAAATTTGAAGGGATGAAGTTTGTGCTTACGGGAACATTACAAACAATGGGTCGAACGGATGCAAAGAAAATGATCGAATCGTTTGGCGGCAGTGTATCAGGTAGTGTTAGCAGTAAGACAGATGTTGTTGTGTATGGTGAGAGTGCTGGATCAAAGCTTACAAAAGCTCAATCATTGGGCGTTAAAACATGGACAGAAGAAGAATTCTTGAATGAGGTGAACTCATGA
- a CDS encoding CamS family sex pheromone protein — protein sequence MKLKKMMMISLAGLLLVSGCARQETKPETGKENVSVIQGGKGEYSILTPFKTSPLRQNYGTNFREVDMIEIGRRLQDKSKDHFNPANFNISEGSIINDDHYDQLLRHESKNYPYGLNPVDGTEFVEKGRKIQTPTFVRDVVEVNFHSGNDINKIDGVGIALVMKRVQTEAGTGLPVRLSDETLYEIARTSIGNRLISYLRTIEGMSDVPIYLVLYAQESDTDTLPGKYLPGRVIGEGFFESRGGQFEQTSEKWTLLGTQEASEEYPETSADFSVFKREVVDFMNDESIGVTGKMFVIDKKVQQLDIDLTTGAKTYLEIYGLAQYVSERINAFSDIQAPITVNIKVYQNSRMIVRKEPGNNKPIIITVT from the coding sequence ATGAAATTAAAAAAAATGATGATGATTAGTTTGGCGGGACTCTTGTTAGTATCGGGATGTGCGCGTCAAGAAACAAAACCAGAAACAGGTAAAGAGAATGTTTCGGTAATTCAAGGTGGTAAGGGTGAATATTCAATTTTAACACCGTTTAAAACGTCGCCATTGCGACAAAACTATGGAACAAACTTTAGAGAAGTGGACATGATTGAAATTGGACGAAGACTCCAAGATAAATCAAAAGATCACTTTAATCCAGCAAACTTTAATATCTCAGAAGGATCAATCATTAATGATGACCATTATGACCAACTGCTCCGACATGAGTCTAAAAACTATCCCTATGGCTTAAATCCTGTTGATGGGACGGAGTTTGTTGAAAAAGGACGTAAAATTCAGACACCTACATTCGTACGGGATGTGGTAGAGGTGAATTTTCATTCAGGAAATGATATCAATAAAATTGATGGTGTTGGTATTGCACTTGTAATGAAGCGCGTACAAACAGAAGCTGGAACAGGCTTACCCGTTCGTTTGTCAGACGAAACACTATATGAGATTGCACGTACCTCAATTGGAAATCGACTCATCTCTTATTTACGTACAATTGAAGGTATGAGTGATGTACCCATTTATCTTGTGTTATATGCTCAAGAAAGTGATACAGACACATTGCCAGGGAAATATTTACCAGGACGTGTTATTGGTGAAGGATTCTTCGAATCACGTGGTGGACAATTTGAACAAACAAGTGAAAAGTGGACACTTTTAGGTACTCAAGAAGCGTCTGAAGAATATCCAGAAACATCTGCTGATTTCTCTGTGTTTAAACGTGAAGTTGTGGATTTTATGAATGATGAAAGTATTGGTGTTACCGGTAAGATGTTTGTAATCGATAAAAAGGTTCAACAACTTGACATTGATTTAACAACAGGTGCAAAGACCTATCTCGAAATTTATGGGCTTGCGCAATATGTATCTGAACGTATCAATGCATTTTCAGATATACAAGCTCCGATAACGGTAAATATCAAAGTCTATCAAAATTCACGGATGATTGTTCGTAAAGAACCAGGGAATAACAAACCCATTATTATTACAGTAACTTAG
- the gatC gene encoding Asp-tRNA(Asn)/Glu-tRNA(Gln) amidotransferase subunit GatC produces the protein MKKLDKELIEKFASDLMFRLTDEELEMVEANAHVFERYVDKIQAIDTEGVEVMSYPFEMETTWLRDDEPNHVIDQSLAFENAPRVDGDYFEIVKVVNK, from the coding sequence ATGAAAAAATTAGATAAAGAGCTTATTGAAAAATTTGCTTCCGATTTAATGTTTCGTCTAACAGACGAAGAACTTGAAATGGTTGAAGCAAATGCTCATGTGTTTGAACGTTATGTTGATAAGATTCAAGCAATTGATACAGAAGGTGTTGAGGTTATGTCATATCCTTTTGAGATGGAAACAACATGGCTTCGTGATGACGAACCCAATCATGTCATTGATCAATCCCTTGCATTTGAAAATGCACCGCGTGTTGATGGTGATTATTTTGAAATTGTAAAGGTGGTTAATAAATGA
- a CDS encoding amidase family protein, producing the protein MSKSIDEIIGNLKKENERLNAIVSFVDPNEVTDGLISGWDIALKDNINMKDTLTTASCKLLSNHKSIYNAHVVDRLLDEGAVIVAKTSMDELGMGGTNLSAITGPVYNPYDITRISGGSSGGSAALVGAKAVRAALGSDTGDSVRKPAAYCGAVGVKPTYGRISRYGVIPYASSLDHVGYFTQNVADAACLLEVLAGRDDRDMTSSMEPVVSYSKLLDMDLEGKRIGIFKTVEDAIENEAVKATFVQFKEKLEAQGAILVEKTIEKTLMRTMLPVYSVISNSEAVANHANLDGVRFGLSQEGDSLEEIMKNTRTNGFSSLIKRRFIFGAFALDDANQKEVFDQAKKVRRLLVNAYASCFEDVDIMVTLASGTVAPKVENQLMDELSDAYLIGENHMVINNFSGYPSMTLPLDLVDGLPVGINISTQPFTEAKMFAYGQAFESLINWKGAF; encoded by the coding sequence ATGAGTAAATCAATCGATGAAATTATCGGGAATTTAAAAAAAGAAAATGAGCGTCTTAACGCAATTGTAAGCTTTGTAGATCCAAATGAAGTTACTGATGGTTTAATTTCTGGATGGGATATTGCTTTAAAAGATAATATCAATATGAAAGATACTCTAACAACAGCAAGTTGTAAGTTGCTTTCAAACCACAAATCGATTTATAACGCACATGTTGTGGATCGACTTTTAGATGAAGGCGCAGTTATTGTCGCGAAAACATCGATGGATGAGTTGGGTATGGGTGGTACTAATTTATCCGCGATTACTGGCCCAGTTTACAATCCATATGATATAACACGTATTTCAGGTGGCTCTTCAGGCGGTTCTGCAGCGCTTGTGGGTGCGAAAGCGGTTCGGGCAGCTTTAGGTAGTGATACAGGCGACAGCGTTCGTAAACCCGCTGCATATTGTGGTGCTGTCGGTGTTAAGCCAACTTATGGTCGTATTTCACGATACGGTGTAATTCCTTACGCATCATCTCTTGATCATGTCGGTTATTTCACACAAAACGTAGCCGATGCAGCATGTCTTCTTGAAGTGCTAGCTGGACGTGATGATCGCGATATGACAAGTTCTATGGAACCGGTTGTGTCTTATTCGAAACTTCTTGACATGGATCTAGAAGGTAAACGTATTGGAATTTTTAAAACAGTTGAAGATGCTATTGAAAACGAAGCGGTTAAAGCAACATTTGTACAATTTAAAGAAAAACTTGAAGCTCAAGGCGCAATTTTAGTTGAGAAAACGATTGAGAAAACGTTAATGCGTACAATGCTACCAGTATACAGTGTGATTTCAAATTCAGAAGCAGTGGCAAACCATGCAAATCTTGATGGTGTTCGATTTGGTTTATCACAAGAGGGCGATTCGCTTGAAGAAATCATGAAGAATACACGAACAAACGGATTCAGTTCCTTAATTAAACGTCGTTTCATCTTTGGTGCTTTTGCATTAGATGATGCCAATCAAAAAGAAGTATTTGATCAAGCGAAGAAAGTTCGTCGTTTATTAGTAAATGCTTACGCATCATGCTTTGAAGATGTTGATATTATGGTTACCTTAGCATCTGGAACGGTTGCACCGAAAGTTGAAAATCAATTGATGGATGAATTGTCGGATGCATACTTAATTGGCGAAAACCACATGGTCATCAACAACTTTAGTGGTTATCCAAGCATGACATTGCCACTTGATTTAGTAGATGGACTTCCTGTTGGTATCAATATTTCAACACAACCCTTTACTGAAGCTAAAATGTTTGCATATGGACAAGCATTTGAGTCACTAATTAACTGGAAGGGAGCATTTTAA
- the gatB gene encoding Asp-tRNA(Asn)/Glu-tRNA(Gln) amidotransferase subunit GatB has translation MGYEAVIGIEIHCELKTKTKMFSGAPLGYGQKPNTAINEIDLSYPGTLPQLNKQAVNYGVRLCKALNCEIDDLIRFDRKNYFYSDLPKGYQITQQFFPLGQHGHFDVLVGETVKHVRINRIHMEEDTAKQFHEGDKTLIDFNRAGTPLLEIVTEADFRTGEEAAAYVDALRLLVVYLGISDGRMDEGSLRCDVNISLRPEGQEAFGTKVEIKNLNSTNNVQKSIEFESVRQAEILNSGQKVVTETRRFDEKTQETVAMRTKETAVDYRYFVEPNIVPVRIGQDILDQTLVELPMARIQRYQDQMGLSLYDANVLVKNPDLAAYFDVLAQKTDAYKLLVNWLTQDVLAVLDQKGERSFEAWLNVDHFVDFIEAIQTGSINSKQAKQVFAKFVEGESPKDVIKKSGMVQISDEATITAWIEDVLTQSPQVIEDYKNGLDKSIKFVVGQVMKVSKGQANPRVTNELVVRVLDNK, from the coding sequence ATGGGATACGAAGCAGTTATTGGAATTGAAATTCACTGTGAATTAAAAACAAAAACAAAAATGTTTTCAGGAGCACCACTCGGATATGGCCAAAAGCCAAATACCGCAATCAATGAAATTGATTTAAGTTACCCTGGAACATTACCACAATTAAATAAACAAGCAGTCAATTATGGTGTTCGCTTATGTAAAGCTCTAAATTGTGAGATTGATGATTTAATTCGATTTGATCGAAAAAACTATTTTTACTCTGATTTACCAAAGGGATACCAAATCACACAACAATTCTTTCCATTAGGTCAACACGGACATTTTGATGTTCTTGTTGGTGAAACAGTTAAGCATGTGCGTATTAACCGTATCCATATGGAAGAAGATACGGCGAAACAATTTCATGAAGGTGATAAAACATTGATCGATTTTAATCGTGCAGGAACACCTTTACTTGAGATTGTTACTGAAGCAGATTTTAGAACTGGTGAAGAAGCGGCGGCATATGTTGACGCATTGCGTCTGTTAGTGGTCTATTTAGGCATCTCTGATGGTCGTATGGATGAAGGGTCTCTCCGTTGTGATGTAAATATTTCGCTAAGACCTGAAGGTCAAGAAGCCTTTGGAACAAAAGTTGAAATCAAAAACTTAAACTCGACAAATAATGTTCAAAAATCAATTGAATTCGAAAGTGTTCGTCAAGCAGAAATCTTAAATTCAGGACAAAAAGTTGTGACTGAAACACGTCGTTTTGATGAAAAAACTCAAGAAACTGTTGCGATGCGTACAAAAGAAACAGCAGTAGATTATCGTTATTTTGTAGAACCTAATATTGTACCAGTACGTATTGGTCAAGATATTTTGGATCAAACATTAGTTGAATTACCAATGGCACGTATTCAACGATACCAAGATCAAATGGGCCTTAGCCTATATGATGCAAATGTTTTGGTTAAAAACCCTGACTTGGCGGCTTATTTTGATGTATTAGCTCAAAAAACGGATGCTTATAAGCTTTTGGTGAATTGGTTGACACAAGATGTGTTGGCGGTACTTGATCAAAAAGGTGAACGCAGTTTTGAAGCATGGCTTAATGTTGACCATTTTGTTGATTTCATTGAAGCGATTCAAACAGGATCTATCAACTCAAAACAAGCAAAACAAGTATTTGCGAAGTTTGTTGAAGGGGAATCTCCTAAAGATGTAATTAAGAAGTCTGGAATGGTTCAAATCAGTGATGAAGCAACCATTACAGCGTGGATTGAAGACGTATTAACACAAAGTCCGCAAGTTATTGAGGATTATAAAAACGGTCTTGATAAGTCCATTAAATTTGTTGTAGGACAAGTTATGAAAGTATCAAAAGGACAAGCAAATCCACGAGTAACCAATGAACTGGTTGTGCGTGTGCTTGATAATAAATAG
- a CDS encoding O-antigen ligase family protein — protein MMKIIKDFSTKVRTLLSENVIFLMIMVLFLPDYLLYPAVIVAGIFVLYEWIRYKGYKWSLFWILWAYLLIVAVLNKNMQGIMGTMYLIILVAYAFVLNRRMSPKEYMKMQYYIVWCSLFNFFFNFIRWRPFWYKSFMSLFDGVIQMGHLPFYGDGYFRAYSTFDNPNLYAFVLLIVLLVCFNQLQFQITFKNYRLGAFYAGAFIINLYAMFLTGTRSIIVALMFGLLTVILVQRKWTQFKVMILLGALLTLFILSRPDLFPRFMQIAEHSGIRLEIWDKAIHQILKEPWFGKGMFTYALLFDNIDAHNIFIESFLSFGICGTIILVSFLIGKLRDVYLNAYYLDYPLALGVLVATIMYGIFDIPLFAVQTSLLFVAVFCLPRRQPSQILVPKPTHIEIIEKT, from the coding sequence ATGATGAAAATAATTAAAGACTTCAGTACAAAAGTAAGAACGCTGTTATCTGAAAATGTAATTTTTTTGATGATTATGGTGCTATTCTTACCAGATTATTTGTTATATCCAGCGGTTATTGTGGCGGGAATTTTTGTATTGTACGAATGGATTCGATATAAAGGCTATAAATGGAGTCTGTTCTGGATTTTATGGGCGTATCTCCTCATTGTAGCGGTCTTAAACAAGAATATGCAGGGGATCATGGGGACTATGTACCTAATTATCTTAGTAGCCTATGCATTTGTTTTAAATCGAAGAATGAGTCCTAAGGAATACATGAAGATGCAATATTATATTGTTTGGTGTTCCTTATTTAACTTTTTCTTTAATTTTATTCGCTGGCGACCATTTTGGTATAAATCATTTATGAGTTTATTTGATGGTGTAATTCAAATGGGTCATCTACCATTTTATGGTGATGGATATTTTAGAGCATATTCAACGTTTGATAATCCCAACCTTTATGCTTTTGTTCTTCTGATTGTTCTGTTGGTTTGTTTTAATCAACTTCAATTTCAAATTACATTTAAAAACTATCGATTGGGTGCATTCTATGCAGGGGCCTTTATCATTAACCTCTATGCAATGTTTCTAACAGGTACTCGATCTATTATCGTAGCCTTGATGTTTGGTCTTCTAACGGTAATACTGGTTCAAAGGAAGTGGACGCAATTTAAAGTGATGATCCTTCTTGGAGCACTTTTAACCTTGTTTATTCTTTCAAGACCGGATCTATTTCCACGATTTATGCAAATTGCGGAACATAGTGGAATTCGACTCGAAATTTGGGACAAAGCAATTCATCAAATATTAAAAGAACCTTGGTTTGGTAAAGGGATGTTTACCTATGCACTGCTTTTCGATAATATTGATGCGCACAATATTTTTATCGAGAGTTTCTTAAGTTTTGGTATTTGTGGAACTATTATTCTTGTATCGTTTTTAATTGGTAAGTTACGTGATGTGTACTTAAATGCATATTATCTTGATTATCCGTTAGCGTTGGGCGTTTTAGTAGCGACCATTATGTACGGAATATTTGATATTCCATTATTTGCAGTACAAACAAGCCTCTTATTTGTAGCGGTTTTCTGTCTTCCAAGGCGACAACCGTCTCAAATCTTGGTCCCAAAACCAACACATATCGAAATAATTGAAAAAACTTAA